One window of Nicotiana tomentosiformis chromosome 11, ASM39032v3, whole genome shotgun sequence genomic DNA carries:
- the LOC104102602 gene encoding protein TPLATE yields the protein MDILFAQIQADLRSNDALRQSGALLQALQQSAAGRDISVLAKSAVEEIVASPASAISKKLAFDLIRSTRLTADLWEIVCTGIRNDLDFPDPDVTAAAVSILAAIPSYRLGKLISDCNKQISSCFDSTSDNLRFAITETLGCILARDDLVTLCENNMNLLDRVSNWWIRIGQNMLDKSDAVSKVAFESVGRLFQEFESKRMSRLAGDKLVDSENSVAIRSNWVSSMVEFVWRRRNALMARSLVLPIENFRATVCPLVYAVKAVASGSIEVIKKLSRSSKSGNASSLETVSAERFVGVSDVVSHLAPFLASSLDPSLIFEVGINMLYLADVPGGKPEWASTSIIAILTLWDRQEFSSARESIVRAVVTNLHLLDLSMQVSLFKKLLLMVRNLRAESDRMHALACICRTALCVDLFAKESVRRGQKPVPGTDIASLFENARIKEDLHSVTSKSLFREELVAMLVESCFQLSLPLPEQKNSGMESRVIGALAYGTGYGALNWTEPALEVVEVCRPCVKWDCEGRTYAIDCYLKLLVRLCHIYDTRGGVKRVKDGASQDQILNETRLQNLQRELVRDLREVNTPRVCTRLIWAISEHIDLEGLDPLLADDPEDPLNIIISNIHKVLFNIDSSASTTNRLQDVQAVLLCAQRLGSRNARAGQLLIKELEEFRSNALADSVNKHQCRLILQRIKYVSNHSESKWAAVGEARGDYPFSHHKLTVQFYEAAAAQDRKLEGLVHKAILELWRPDPSELALLLAKRVDSTLLKVPPSAYALTGSSDPCYVEAYHLTDPSDGRITLHLKVLNLTEIELNRVDLRVGLSGGLYFMDGSPQAVRQLRNLNSQEPVLSSVTVGVSHFERCDLWVQVLYYPFYGSGPADYEDSEEDPQVMRQKKSLRPELGEPVILRCQPYKIPLTELLLPHKISPVEYFRLWPSLPAIVECTGTYTYEGSGFMATAAQQYGESPFLSGLKSLSSKPFHRVCSHIIRTVAGFELCFAAKTWYGGFLGMMVFGASEVSRNVDLGDETTTMMCKFVIRASDESITKEIASDFQGWLDDLTDGGVEYMPEDEVKVAAAEKLKISMERIALLKAARPRPKSPKSDDEEEEEDEDDENQKKEDMINVEDGKTKGPTTLFKLTAEEVEHRALQAAVIQEWHMLCKDRDAKVN from the exons ATGGACATACTATTCGCTCAGATCCAAGCCGATCTCCGTTCAAATGACGCGCTCCGTCAATCAGGAGCACTTCTCCAAGCTCTCCAACAATCCGCCGCCGGCAGAGACATCTCCGTTCTTGCCAAATCCGCCGTCGAAGAGATCGTCGCATCACCAGCTTCCGCCATTTCGAAAAAACTCGCATTTGACCTAATTCGCTCCACTCGTCTCACCGCTGACCTTTGGGAAATAGTCTGTACCGGAATTCGCAACGATCTCGACTTCCCCGATCCCGACGTTACTGCTGCTGCTGTGTCTATACTTGCTGCTATTCCTTCTTACCGTCTCGGTAAGCTTATTTCTGACTGTAATAAGCAGATCTCTAGCTGTTTTGATTCTACGAGTGATAATCTCCGTTTTGCTATTACTGAAACACTTGGTTGTATCCTTGCACGTGATGATCTGGTTACATTGTGTGAGAATAATATGAATTTGTTGGATAGGGTTTCTAATTGGTGGATTAGGATAGGGCAGAACATGCTTGATAAATCTGATGCTGTTTCAAAAGTAGCGTTTGAGTCTGTAGGGAGATTGTTTCAGGAGTTTGAGTCGAAAAGGATGAGTCGTTTGGCTGGTGATAAGCTTGTGGATAGTGAAAACTCTGTTGCTATTAGGTCTAATTGGGTTTCTTCTATGGTTGAATTTGTTTGGAGGAGGAGGAATGCGTTAATGGCGCGGTCGTTGGTTCTCCCAATAGAGAACTTTCGAGCTACGGTTTGTCCGCTTGTGTATGCTGTGAAGGCGGTAGCTTCGGGTTCGATAGAGGTGATCAAGAAGCTATCGAGGTCTTCCAAGAGTGGGAATGCTAGTTCGTTAGAGACTGTGAGTGCGGAAAGGTTTGTGGGTGTATCTGATGTTGTTTCACATTTGGCACCTTTTTTGGCGTCGTCtttggatccatccttgatatttGAGGTGGGAATTAACATGTTATACTTGGCTGATGTTCCTGGAGGGAAACCCGAGTGGGCATCCACTTCCATCATTGCTATTCTCACTCTTTGGGATAGGCAAGAGTTTTCTTCTGCAAGGGAGAGTATTGTAAGAGCTGTTGTCACCAATTTGCATCTTCTTGATCTCAGCATGCAG GTTTCTTTATTTAAAAAGTTGCTTCTTATGGTGAGAAACCTGAGAGCAGAGTCAGATCGCATGCATGCTTTAGCATGCATCTGTCGAACTGCTCTGTGTGTTGATCTTTTTGCAAAAGAGAGTGTTAGAAGGGGGCAAAAACCTGTTCCAGGAACTGATATTGCTTCACTTTTTGAGAATGCAAGAATAAAAGAGGACCTCCATAGTGTAACTAGTAAAAGCTTGTTTAGAGAAGAACTAGTTGCAATGCTGGTTGAGAGCTGCTTTCAGTTATCATTACCACTTCCTGAACAAAAGAATTCAGGTATGGAAAGCAGAGTTATTGGAGCGTTAGCCTATGGAACTGGTTATGGTGCGTTAAATTGGACAGAACCGGCTTTGGAAGTGGTGGAAGTTTGTAGACCATGTGTCAAATGGGATTGCGAAGGTCGAACATATGCTATTGATTGCTATCTGAAGTTGCTTGTCAGGCTTTGTCACATTTATGATACAAGAGGGGGTGTGAAAAGAGTCAAAGACGGGGCTTCTCAGGACCAGATTCTGAATGAAACGAGGTTGCAGAATTTGCAAAGAGAGCTTGTCAGAGATCTACGCGAG GTGAACACACCTAGAGTATGTACTCGGCTTATATGGGCTATCTCAGAGCATATTGATCTTGAAGGTTTGGATCCACTTTTGGCTGATGATCCAGAAGATCCCCTGAATATAATTATATCAAATATACACAAAGTTCTCTTCAACATAGATTCATCTGCCAGCACCACAAATCGCCTTCAGGATGTTCAAGCAGTTCTTCTGTGTGCTCAGAGGTTGGGATCACGTAATGCCCGGGCAGGGCAATTGCTAATAAAAGAACTTGAAGAATTTAGGAGCAATGCATTAGCTGATTCAGTGAACAAACATCAGTGTCGGTTAATACTGCAGCGGATCAAATATGTCTCCAACCATTCGGAAAGCAA GTGGGCTGCTGTTGGTGAAGCAAGAGGAGATTATCCATTTAGCCATCACAAGTTAACTGTTCAGTTTTATGAAGCAGCTGCTGCTCAGGACCGAAAGCTGGAAGGATTGGTTCACAAGGCTATTTTAGAGCTTTGGAGGCCTGATCCTAGTGAGCTAGCCCTATTGCTGGCTAAACGAGTCGACTCAACTTTACTCAAGGTTCCTCCAAGTGCATATGCTTTGACTGGCAGCAGTGATCCTTGCTATGTTGAAGCATATCATTTAACTGATCCAAGTGATGGAAGGATTACTCTGCACTTAAAG GTTCTAAATTTGACTGAGATAGAACTTAATAGGGTGGATTTACGAGTTGGACTTTCTGGTGGATTATATTTCATGGATGGATCTCCTCAAGCAGTACGCCAGCTGCGTAATCTTAATTCACAG GAACCAGTGCTGAGCAGTGTAACTGTGGGCGTTTCCCATTTTGAGCGTTGTGACCTTTGGGTTCAAGTACTTTACTACCCCTTTTATGGTTCTGGTCCTGCCGATTATGAAGACTCTGAAGAGGATCCACAAGTTATGAGACAAAAGAAAAGCCTGAGACCTGAATTAGGGGAACCCGTCATTTTGAGATGTCAGCCATACAAAATTCCTCTGACCGAGCTTCTTTTGCCACATAAAATTTCACCAGTTGAATATTTTCGTCTGTGGCCTAGTTTGCCTGCTATAGTTGAGTGTACTGGTACATATACATATGAAGGAAGCGGTTTCATGGCTACTGCTGCTCAGCAATATGGGGAGTCTCCATTTCTGAGTGGCCTGAAATCTCTGTCTTCCAAACCTTTCCACCGAGTTTGCTCACACATCATCCGGACAGTTGCTGGATTTGAG CTCTGTTTTGCTGCTAAAACCTGGTATGGAGGGTTTTTGGGCATGATGGTTTTTGGTGCAAGCGAAGTGAGCAGAAATGTGGATCTTGGCGATGAGACGACCACAATGATGTGCAAATTTGTGATCCGAGCATCAGATGAATCCATTACCAAGGAGATTGCTTCAGATTTTCAGGGTTGGTTGGATGACCTAACTGATGGTGGTGTTGAGTACATGCCTGAAGATGAAGTAAAGGTGGCTGCTGCTGAAAAGCTAAAGATTTCAATGGAACGGATAGCGTTACTAAAGGCGGCAAGACCTCGCCCGAAGTCTCCAAAATCGGATGatgaagaagaggaggaagacGAGGATGATGAGAACCAAAAGAAAGAAGACATGATTAACGTTGAAGATGGTAAAACTAAGGGGCCAACTACTTTATTTAAGTTGACGGCAGAAGAGGTTGAGCATCGGGCGCTTCAAGCAGCTGTAATTCAGGAATGGCATATGCTCTGTAAAGATAGGGATGCCAAAGTAAATTGA